In one window of Pseudomonadota bacterium DNA:
- a CDS encoding HisA/HisF-related TIM barrel protein, with product IIDVVERVANEVFMPLTVGGGIRSIKDIRDILLAGADKVTVNTAAIESSEFIKEASEIFGSQCICVAIDAKRRGKGFEVYTYGGRKPTGVNAVEWAATVERLGAGEILLTSMDRDGTKIGYDIELTRTISEAVNIPVIASGGVGTLEHLYEGLVDGKADAVLAASIFHYREHTIIEAKQYLRDRGVAVRL from the coding sequence ATAATAGATGTGGTTGAGAGGGTTGCAAATGAGGTTTTTATGCCCCTTACCGTGGGTGGTGGTATAAGGAGTATAAAGGATATCAGGGATATACTTCTTGCCGGTGCAGATAAGGTGACGGTTAACACGGCTGCTATTGAATCGTCTGAGTTTATAAAGGAGGCAAGCGAGATATTCGGCAGCCAGTGTATCTGCGTTGCCATAGATGCGAAGAGGCGGGGCAAAGGCTTCGAGGTTTATACATACGGCGGGCGAAAGCCAACAGGAGTAAATGCTGTTGAATGGGCGGCAACGGTAGAAAGGCTTGGTGCAGGCGAAATACTTTTGACGAGTATGGACAGGGATGGAACAAAGATAGGATATGATATAGAACTTACGAGGACCATCTCGGAAGCAGTGAATATACCGGTAATTGCATCAGGCGGTGTTGGCACACTTGAGCATCTCTATGAAGGTCTTGTAGATGGAAAGGCAGATGCAGTGCTTGCCGCGTCTATATTCCACTATAGGGAGCATACGATTATTGAAGCGAAGCAGTATCTGAGAGATAGAGGAGTGGCGGTGAGGCTTTAG